A stretch of the Elephas maximus indicus isolate mEleMax1 chromosome 3, mEleMax1 primary haplotype, whole genome shotgun sequence genome encodes the following:
- the TRAPPC5 gene encoding trafficking protein particle complex subunit 5 isoform X2 yields the protein MEARFTRGKSALLERALARPRTEVSLSAFALLFSELVQHCQSRVFSVAELQARLAALGRQVGARVLDALVAREKGARRETKVLGALLFVKGAVWKALFGKEADKLEQANDDARTFYIIEREPLINTYISVPKENSTLNCASFTAGIVEAVLTHSGFPAKVTAHWHKGTTLMIKFEEAVIARDRALEGR from the coding sequence ATGGAGGCACGCTTCACGCGCGGGAAGTCGGCGCTGCTGGAGCGTGCGCTGGCAAGGCCGCGCACCGAAGTGAGCCTGAGCGCCTTCGCTCTGCTCTTCTCTGAGCTGGTGCAGCACTGCCAGAGCCGCGTCTTCTCGGTGGCCGAGCTGCAGGCGCGCCTGGCGGCGCTGGGCCGCCAGGTGGGCGCGCGCGTGCTGGACGCACTGGTGGCCCGCGAAAAAGGTGCCCGACGTGAGACCAAGGTGCTGGGCGCGCTGCTTTTTGTCAAGGGTGCTGTGTGGAAGGCACTCTTCGGCAAGGAGGCAGACAAGCTGGAGCAGGCTAACGACGATGCACGCACCTTCTACATCATTGAGCGCGAGCCGCTCATCAACACCTACATCTCTGTGCCCAAGGAGAACAGCACACTCAACTGCGCCAGCTTCACCGCCGGCATCGTGGAGGCGGTACTCACGCACAGTGGCTTCCCCGCCAAGGTCACGGCGCACTGGCACAAAGGCACCACGCTCATGATCAAGTTCGAGGAGGCGGTCATCGCCCGTGACCGGGCCCTGGAGGGCCGCTGA
- the TRAPPC5 gene encoding trafficking protein particle complex subunit 5 isoform X1, which translates to MPGSWRPPAPVRAVRPTPGGREDSGIFAGPSARSTPGRGSRCLADPRGPGPVTAQLTDPNRISGCGGMEARFTRGKSALLERALARPRTEVSLSAFALLFSELVQHCQSRVFSVAELQARLAALGRQVGARVLDALVAREKGARRETKVLGALLFVKGAVWKALFGKEADKLEQANDDARTFYIIEREPLINTYISVPKENSTLNCASFTAGIVEAVLTHSGFPAKVTAHWHKGTTLMIKFEEAVIARDRALEGR; encoded by the exons ATGCCAGGGTCTTGGCGTCCGCCAGCCCCGGTCCGCGCGGTTCGGCCCACCCCGGGGGGTCGCGAGGACAGTGGGATCTTCGCCGGCCCCTCTGCCCGGTCCACACCAGGGCGGGGTTCTCGGTGCCTAGCGGACCCTCGGGGCCCCGGCCCTGTCACGGCTCAGCTCACGGACCCCAATCGTATCTCA GGCTGTGGCGGCATGGAGGCACGCTTCACGCGCGGGAAGTCGGCGCTGCTGGAGCGTGCGCTGGCAAGGCCGCGCACCGAAGTGAGCCTGAGCGCCTTCGCTCTGCTCTTCTCTGAGCTGGTGCAGCACTGCCAGAGCCGCGTCTTCTCGGTGGCCGAGCTGCAGGCGCGCCTGGCGGCGCTGGGCCGCCAGGTGGGCGCGCGCGTGCTGGACGCACTGGTGGCCCGCGAAAAAGGTGCCCGACGTGAGACCAAGGTGCTGGGCGCGCTGCTTTTTGTCAAGGGTGCTGTGTGGAAGGCACTCTTCGGCAAGGAGGCAGACAAGCTGGAGCAGGCTAACGACGATGCACGCACCTTCTACATCATTGAGCGCGAGCCGCTCATCAACACCTACATCTCTGTGCCCAAGGAGAACAGCACACTCAACTGCGCCAGCTTCACCGCCGGCATCGTGGAGGCGGTACTCACGCACAGTGGCTTCCCCGCCAAGGTCACGGCGCACTGGCACAAAGGCACCACGCTCATGATCAAGTTCGAGGAGGCGGTCATCGCCCGTGACCGGGCCCTGGAGGGCCGCTGA